tgttcattcatttcaatatttgttgagttctttCAATGTTCCAAGCACTATTTTAGGTGCTGGTGATACagcattgaataaataaaatgcttttatcTTGGGGATTACCTTTTCTTGGGGAGGAAAGAGAATAAGATAGATGTTAAATTAACAGGTCAACTTGAGAAGTGGCAGTTTaaaaacttaggaataaatccaactctttaataaaaatgaaatcaatggCAGCCATCATTTTAGTATCACTATGTATCAGAAACCTTTCATATATTAATTggtattttaaacttattttaattttattcctggattcaacaaatattaagctCCAACTATGCATCAGACattggataaacaaaacaaacaagaaactgagtctcagagagggcaagtaatttgtccaagaccCAAATAAGTGATAAACAGCAAAACTGGGATTTTGAAAAAGTGTGTCTGACTTCAAAAGTAGAAGCAGAGTAACTAGTTATGAAGCTATTGAAATAATCTTGGTCCACAAACAAGAGCCATAGCAGAAAAGAGGTCAGATTCTCTTTGAAGGTAAAGACAATATGATTTCCTTAAATGGGTGAAAAACAGAAGTCAAGAATGACTCCATGACTCAAAGGTTTTTGGCTCATGCAGTATGATTGAAATGAGGAGGGCTTCAAGAAAAGCTGGTTTGAGGAAACATTAAAAGATTCACTTTGGGAAAGTTGAATTTAAGATGTCCATTGTACCTCCAATGTGAAATTATTGACTAGAGAAGTGAATTTACAAGTCTGAAATAAAGGAGAACAACTTGGGCTAGAGATAAAAATTTGAGAGTTGACAGCATACAGGTAAATAACATAATATTGATTGTGGCAAGGCTCATATGCCATAGATTGCCAGCATTCAAGTGCCAAAGTTGTCACTAGGTTATGAAAAGTGAAGAGCATGACCTTTTTTCAGACTCAAATAGAGGATAGAAGGCCATTTGCTTTTGTGATGAGAGATGGATTATGGTAAGTCTCATGGACAacactaactttggttttttgttctgctttttttatttttttatatttgtttagaaGCTTTGATTGATTGTCTTTAAATACTTGGAAAAATATTCAGCTGAGATTCAAAGTTGCATGCCATgaagcagtggttcttaaactgtAGTGTACATAAGAATCACCTATGGGTCAGAGCTCATTAAAAATTTGATTCCTAGGCCTTACTCctagaaacatttattcattggAATATGAATGGGGCctggggatctttttttttttttccaagcataCTGGGTGAATCTGATATAGAGTCCATAGGCCTCAGTTTGAAAAACTCCGCTACTGATCACTGAACAAATTGTTTTGTCTTAGTAGTGTAAAGATAGTTGCTTCCTGGTGCATCTGCCCAGCAAGGCTTAAACCAAATAGGATTTTGTCCTGTTCTAGAAATGCAAGACAAGGTAGTTTATTGACTATTTACCCTattgcaagttacttaatttacaaggttcttttcttttccataattACTTTAACAATGTTCCTGAGAACagggtgttttttttaatggaaggatATGGAAGcgactcaagtgtccatcaacagataagtggataaagatgtaatttagatatacaatggaatattactgacataaaaaaggatgaaataatgccatttgaaacaATGTAGATAGaccattatgcttagtgaaataagtcagagaaagacaaatactgtatgttgtcACTcacatgtaaaatctaaaaaataaagcaaacagatataacaaaacagaaacagactcacagatacagagaacaaactattggttaccagtggggagagggaaagggggaggagcaagacaggggtaggggattaagaggtacaaactactatgtataaaataaataagctacaaggtacaaactactatgtataaaataagctacaaggatatattgtacagtgcagggaatataaccaatattttataataactttaaatggagtataatgtataaaaattttgaatcactatgttgtgtacctcaaactaatataacattgtaaatcaactatacctcaatttaaaaacttctaaaaataaatttaaaaagcagtgttTCATATGGGCCAGAATTTCTTTGATGCACTCTCATATTCTCTGGATCAAAATCTCTAGTCTGATAACCCACAGATAAATCAGCTACAGATGACTTACCAACATATACTTTATTATAggtttaaaatgtaaacaactgTTTGAGGAAACAAGGAAAGAGTATACATTGAAAGCAAAACCTGAAATTACAACACTAGGGAAATTTAAAGGTCATCTGTTGGTAGCTGTCTTTCTGGTTGCAACTGCAGAGACCTCTGCTTGCCCTGAGAAATCACTGATATGTGGGGCTTTTGCTAGGAGTATGacaatttctctttctcccttatcTGCCTTGACTGATTGATTGTCCCAGGAATGACGCAGAAGCCAAGAGGAGTTATTATGAAGGAGAGTTTTAcaagcagtggtgtgctggtgaatgggttttccaaaaacaaaagccttgatttgtagcatttgccagttCCCATGGTATAAATAgtcccaccatggccaatttcaaggtTGACTGTATTTAACAACCAGATTGTGCAATTTGTGAAAATTTAACAATCACTTCTTATGAACTAGTACTGGCCCACTCCAGCACTCTGCTGCTTATAGCTCAACAACAATCAATATCACCAAGTTTCCATAAATATATGTCATATAACTTTAATTATTTCctgagaaaatatacaaatgcaaGAGGAACCAGGCATCCAAGCCTTTGGCCCTAAGCTACTCAGcagatgtctttttaaaaaaaaattactaagaagcACCGTGGCCTCAGGCTTAGTCTGCTCCCAGGCAGTTTTTCTTGCAcacaatacaaatattttaaaattagctttatACGGTGATACTATTAATTAACAATGTAGCCTTTTACAaatatccataaatattttaaattgggttatcaTGTAATCACATTACATACCTTTCAACAAGAACCCATAAGCAGCTAGTTAATTTCTCAGAGTCCAAAACTTTAGCAGACTGTCATTGAATTGAGTGCTATTCATTCTTTTTGGAAGTTAACACATTTGACCAAGACAGGCTCTTCAAAGTGAGGAAGGGGATTTGGTTGAAGTCAGTCCCGAACAACACCCTGTGTTCCCTGCTCCaggcaaggaaaggaaaagaagtttgctgagaaaggaaagaattgGTGTAGCTTCCCTCTATCTATCTACCTTGGGCTAAAAGGGAATATACCACCTGAAAAATCAAATCTGCTAAACTTTATAGACTTCTAATATGCTAGCAGAAATACCAACCTTAAAGCTAAAATGGTGTGATACAGTGGGAAGCCCAGGGCCCCTTGTTAATCACTAGTTCTGTGGGTTGAAACAAGTTACCTATGTTCCATCTGCCTCCGTATTCTCATTGCTAAAACTGTGCCAAAAATACCTGCTCCATTAACTTCATAGAATTGTCAAGTGATATATGAAAGCACTTTGCAAACTGTGCAGAGCTAGCTAAAAATATGAAATCGTTACATGATAAAATACAGTACTGGTAATATCAATTTCTGGGGTAAAGCTTATGATTAGTAATGATTACTCTTTCTTTACTATTGACAACGTTTAGACACATACACAAGTTCTCTTGAAGCCCTATGTGAAGGTTCAGAATGACCCTTTTGACCAGCTGGTTTTATAAAGCACCCTGCATCCTGAGTATGATAAAATCAAGGAAAGTTCCCGAATAAAGTGCGTTCCATTCCAATGCCACCTGTGCCTCTGTCCCAATAGTTCTCAAGAGTGTTCTCTATCCTCTAATGCCATCAAATCTAAAGTGGTGTATTGCTGGCATATCTGTGGCCACCCTCCAAGTCTACTTTTTATTAGGAGGATCTCAGAAGATGGGAATATGGGAAGAATGAAGTCAAGCAATCCACGGTCCAAGAGTATGAGAACAAGGCCAGGCTACTGCCCTGGATCTTTTTTCATACCAGATAAGGCTCCCATGGGAAtaagacttcatttttttccacccagggattcaaggattagACAAAGACACTTTTTGAGAAGATTCTGTCCTCTAGCCACCCgtattcattttattatgaaCTAGTAAAGTGCCTTTGCTGACCTAACGTCAAGGGTAACCAAATGTCTTTGGTCCTCCCTCTGAGTCTTATTCAGACAGGCATGAGAAATGAAAATCCACATGAAGAGGAGTTCTGTTTGTGTTGATCTGTGTGCCCAGATGAACTGTAGGCACTGAAAATCTTCCTCCTCCGTCCTACCCACTGGTATCTCTGCATGTGCTGAAGAGGACGGAGGAGACCAAATCGAGTCTCTAGGAGATGAACTGGGGATTTGCTAGCAAAAAGATCCCCCAGTATGTGTTATTTTTTAGAACCTGATGTTCAGCGTTGAATATCAAGTCTATTACATCTCCAGCATGGAATTCATAAGCCCCTCCTACGTTCTGGATTGTAGAGTTGTTCGTTAGAGTTTGTATGGAGTCTTCATTCTTACGTAGCAGCACCCCAAAAGGAGCTCGCCCCTTGTAGGCTGTATTGGGAGCCACTTGgccataaattaaatacaaaccaTTCTGAAGTATTTTCAGCCTCCAGTCAGCTGTCTTATTCACACAAGAGGGCTCAGGAGAGGGCATTTGCCATTTTGAAGGTAATGGTCCTATAAGACATTTACAAGAAAGgcgggggagagaaagaaagaaaaaaaaaaaaaaaggaaagcatagttatttaattatttcatcTTCTTCCTGATTATAGTTCTTTCCTACTTACCGGATGTTTCTTTACCCGGTCTATACTAGTTCTCTCCAAccacaattttaatattttaagtatctACCTACTCCTTGTTTTAGAGAAATTGCAGCTCCCGAGTGTATCGCTTGCTTGGGGAGTTCTAAGGAAATACATTTGGAATAGGGACACGGGTTAAGTTTTAGGGTGCCACTTCAGCTCTTGTCAATCGATATTTGTgaaaggggagaaaggaggagaggaatCACTCGCCAGGATGGTGATGACCAAAGTTGGCAGTGCAGGATGCAtaacttgtctttctctgtgtaaaTACTATTTACTATGTATCACTTTATCAATGAGATCTTCTCATCAATCTGTATAAAATATAGCACTCTCCTGTTACCCTCTCCCTttaccttgtttttgttttcttcatagaaGGTGTCACCATCTAGCCTATTATAAATTGTTCACTTGTTCATTGTCTGTCTCATACCCATTTGAATATAATGTCTTTGAGAACGAGTACTTCTCTATTTTGTCCATTGCTGTATCTTCAGCACCTAAAAGAATTCCTGGTACccagtatgtgctcaataaatatatcttGATTGAATGATACAACTGTGTTCCTGAATTAGGTGCACTGTGTCTAAATTATGGCACTTTATGGGTATATATCATTCAAGATACACTTGGACTATCTTTATCCAAACACTCCCAGAATAGCTACTGGTAAATTAATGAGTttataaatggaaattatttGACTGTTTAAATATAAGTATCCCTAGTTTATTGCTGTCAAAGGGGATGGGGAAAGGGTCAagacttgtttattttcataggAATATATGGAATTTACATATTTTCCTGATGTTAATTATTTTACACAGAGGTGTGATTTCAGAATCCCAGGATGTGCTTTTACCTCCCAAAACACTTATCTGGCCTGTTCTCTaattctccataatttttgttACGGCGTCAAAGCGTTTGTCACATAATTAGAaaccttgattttaaaaaaagcacccTGGAAGAGATAACATATTGACAAATTCTTATTTGTATATAAATGTCAGATATAAGGCTCTGAGAGTAGATTCTgaaggagaatgaaggaaagatcATTAAAGCAAGAAGCAAAGTCTCCCTGTATCTCCAATGAGCCCAGAGCCCAGTAAATTTCTTCCTGCTTGACCATGTAATTGACCATAGGCAAGTCACCAGGAAGAAGTGTCACTGGTTCTCATATTTAATTCTGTGATGGGGGACACTTAAAGACCATCTTAGCATCACTTGAGGTTCTCAACTTTTACCAcatcaaaagaaaatttcaacATATCATGAGGAGTTTCACTCCATtcactagaaaaacaaaaacaaatcacaaAGGCAGAGACAAGTAAAAAGAGACTCCCTAATTTCCACAAAGCAAGGAAGCCTGGCTGTTTGCACTGTATAGGAAAACAGGAGTCGAAGTTGACTCTAGAAATATTCTGCTGTCAGCTGAAAATGGGTGTTTGTTTGACCTTAAACCAGTAAACAACccaaaatgtattcatttcaaCTTTGTATGTATTCTAAAAAATGCCCTAAGGCTCCGGAAAACTGTAAACTTTAGTGTGTTTTCTAAGCAAGTACCAGGTCACTATAAAGGGAAGTGACTCAGGAGCTAAGAGGAGAAGAGAAACGAGCAGAGATGTGACCATTCCCCTaactctcatttctcatctctataCTTAGAAACAAAAATCACACCCTATACTCACTCTACTGGACGCTAGCAGTATGTGAAATGTGAGAATGACTTTGAGTTTGTCCCAGGGAAAGGTTGTAGAAATCTGAAACTTgtgcttattaaaacacagaattaAAAGTACATTCCTGGATCTCAGATTCCCAGGCCTATGGGAGTGCCTAAGCATTCCTGCCCAGAGATGTGACCTTGAATGTAGTCTTCATCAGGGCATGGGCTTGTCCATCTGGTTCACCTCTGAAGCCTCAGCTCCTAGACAACTGCTTGGCACAAGATAAGCAGTTGTAAATAGTAGCTGAAGGATGACTAAAATAGAATGCATGCTTTCTTAACTCTGGAGCTTGCCTTTTGCATCAAATactaagaaaagtaaaaaaggagGTATATGAGACATGTTACTCACCAAACTTTGCAATACAGGGCCCATTGACAGTCTGTAAGGGAAGAAGAAGAATTGGTCAGGATGATGACAGTGTCACAACTTTCTTGATTGATTTATTTAGAGCCTCTGATTCCTGAAGCCGACTTCTTTTTCCTAGCCACATGAAAaaaatccctccctcccccttgttTTGGATCTCTCAGCTTTCCTTTACAGATGGCTGGCGCCTTCCTTTACCTTTCATTACCCAGCTACCTTTTGGGTCTTCTAGGGAAAAGTTAAGAACTCCTTTTATCCACCTAATCTCTACCCACAGTACAGCTATTTGACCTTGGACTCTCCTCATCTTGGGCTATagaaattttctataaataatagTCTCTGCATCCCAGTGACTTCACAAGATGGTCCACTGTCAtgtgagaagaaaataatagaatttctatttatattttaaataacaaattaagctatagaaatatttacatttcagaTTGATAATGTCACGACTATTTAATATTCAGACAATCATGCATCATATACAGTGACTGAAATACCCTGAGGAGATCTCAGTTTCAAACTGTTGCAACATACCACAGTTTACATGCTACAGGAAGCCACCAGTGTGGTTGATTTTATAAATACAGATATTTAAATACTAAAGGCTTTAAGATACTTAGTAGTAAGGTAAGGTATACCCACACATTTTGTACCATGTAAAgttcttttgtttccttgtgGCAAAGGGCTTAAGAGACTTTTCGAGCTTAAACGTgatatcagtttttcttttataggaTTTCTCTGGCTGCTATgctagaaataaattaaaaggtgaCAAGAGCAAAAGCAGTGAGACAAGCTAAGAGATCAGTGTAATCATCTATGCAAGAAAGCATGGTGCCTCTGACCAAGGTGCTAGCCGTGCAGATGGTGATGAGTGATTGGAAACTGAGCCAACAGGAGTTCCTGACATGGATATGgataagaaaatgagaagagacAAAGATGACACCAAGATTTGGGGCATGAgtaattagaaagataaaactgTTAATCACTGAAATGAGCAAGATTTAAGAGGAGTAAACTGGGGGGAAAAGAGTCATGAGTTCATTTTTAGACATGTCAAGTTTGTGATGCTTATTAGATATCCAGGTAGGAGTGTCAAGAAGGTAGTTAGATCTGTAAGGATGGAATTTAAGGAGTTCTGATAATATAAATTTAAGAGTCTTCAGCTTCTGTGTGGTGCTTAAAGATATGAGACTGTATAAGAGCATCAAGTCAGTGGGTACAGACAGACAGGAGTACTGGGGCACTGTAACGTTTAGAGgtcaggaaataagaaagaacCCGCAAGGGAGCCTACGAAGGAAAGGCCACCTTGGTAAGGATTTTAATTATAGACCGTGGAATTTAAGTTGtctaaggaaggaagaaaaatcatgAATGGAGTGATgggacaatatttttttttaattttattttttttatacagcaggttcttactagttatctattttatacatattagtgcatatatgtcaatcctaatctcccaattcatcccaccaccctgcccccaacttgggacaatattattttaatttaaaaaaaagaactttgcacTATTGAATGATGGATTTAAAATTTAGTGTCATAACATGGTAAGCACACTCAAAAATGCATTCCTCcattttgatctatatttcttcatGAGGTAATTTTTCAGTTATGACGGTCAAAACCATGAATCAAGGTAAGGTAAATTAACCTAGActataactttaaaattattatattaaaaagtgttaaactaagattaagaaaataaaagaaacacatttatCAAATTActttactaaaatattatttcaattattttagaaatctttatattatatatttgcatattataTAAGTATAACATTTTGGTAAAAGCAAAATGGTTTTGCACTGTGAATAAACAACATTAAGCATATTATTTGGTTCATCCTTACAAATTTCTATTGTGTATCTTTTTAATTTACAGAGTATTAGAACTTGTATAAAACGTACAATAAATTAGCATGTATATTGGGATTGTACTCTAGAACATTTTGTTGATAGAGAGGTGCAATCAAAAAGGTTGGGAATCACTGTTCTAGGAGATATATCACTGGATTCCTACAATTGCTTTTGCTCTTGCAATTATTTCATCCTTACTTTGGGATTTCTTAGAAGAGATGTTAAAATTCAATTTAGTTTAGCCCATAATAGGCATGTGATAGGGACTCAACTTCAAttttctcacttataaaatgggggaaatagcaGCACCTAGCCCATTGAGGTTGTTTAtgagtttaaatgagataattcttaTAAAGGATTTTGCCCAGATATTCTGTCTTGTCCTGCTTATTAAGTATTAGTGTTTTGATAATGATGCTGATTATAATGAAGAATTAAAACTTTAAGCACCTACATTCCCAACATTATACTAGCATTGTAAGCAAGAGAAACTAATGTCATCTATGGTCCTTGCCTCTTAAAAAGTTTATCATCTTTCTAGAAAGACATGATTAAACACATGAAGGGATTGGATAACAATCTAAGTACAAAAGAGTTCCAAAATATGTGCCACAGGTAACCTCTATGTTGTCTACTCTCATGTATAAAGAGTGTGAGGAGAAACCTAATGCCACAGACAAATTAATTGCCAGAGACAGAAATCCTGGATACTGCAGAAATCCTGTAGGCTGCTTTAATGTCTATTTAGAACTATAGAAACCACCACTGTGCTATTCTGTCATTATTGCCACAAATGAAAATCTGTCTAATCACAAAAATCCTCTGTTTGGTAGTGAGGCATAGTCTTTGGCTGAGGAAGTGGAATAGATAAGCAAGGAATACCCATTTTGTTAAAAGGCTTTTTTAACTTTATCTTCATTGTAAAGTCATTAATAATAATGGTGCAAATATGAATCACTACCATCCACTGAGAGCCTACTATGGGTCAGGCACTGTACTATCTATCTCATTAATTCTTACCACAACTCTGTGAAATAACCAACACacacattttcagatgaggaaacaagaagGAGAAGGATTATGTAActagcccaaggtcatgcagctgatGAGAGGCCAGGCTAAGATACAAACAGAGCCTGACCCAAAAGTCTCACCCCTACCACTCTGTGGAGCAGTTTGTATTTCTAATTTTGGTGATGTTTGGAAGGAGTGGGTATCCACTTATAAAGAAGCATATGGGACTTTCagtttagttaatttattttttgcttagaAGGATCAGTTGCTCTTGTAACCCCATTGTGATTTAAGCCCAGATTTACATACTTGGgttaataaataaacttaataatTATTTCTCCAAACCAAGTCTAATCAGATCATCATTTGGAAATAGAATCTACTCTGCTTTTAAGTACAAGCACAACTTTCCCTTTTGAAAGTATCCTTCATTTCATTGAAGCAGGGGACTCTCCTGACATTTGGTTTCTTAGAGACAATTTCGATGAGGTTATTTTCATCTAGGGACGGACCAACTCCTTGGGCTCATA
Above is a window of Balaenoptera acutorostrata chromosome 1, mBalAcu1.1, whole genome shotgun sequence DNA encoding:
- the TNFSF18 gene encoding tumor necrosis factor ligand superfamily member 18, yielding MDLSPLENMPLGHSSPQRAQRPSWKKWLLYSTTVILLLLCSFSTLIFTCLPLKTVNGPCIAKFGPLPSKWQMPSPEPSCVNKTADWRLKILQNGLYLIYGQVAPNTAYKGRAPFGVLLRKNEDSIQTLTNNSTIQNVGGAYEFHAGDVIDLIFNAEHQVLKNNTYWGIFLLANPQFIS